One window of Robiginitalea biformata HTCC2501 genomic DNA carries:
- a CDS encoding sensor histidine kinase codes for MRLRTRITAIFVLLTALLLLGVFTFIFLFSGFYTQREFQVRMEGRLFQLATELETTPGVLTTSGRVSTPGLTPNQQPALPEEAVGVYPVPSRPDMARIVTNQGLPDAFTRDLLAGGTAAWEQGGRYYRGTLLDLSQGETLLLLSARDTYGLNKQRNLLNLLILAYALSLACLLLLGEYFATQALSPINRIIRKVQSIRAGNLDDRLEVGRGKDELAELAGTFNNMLDRLEIAFDQQSRFINNASHELRNPLTAILGLTEVGQARQRDAASYRELLRDIEREAQRLDHLVDGLLQLAQTGESGKGFTAVPFRMDEIAMEIKEAMTVSGPGGRIRLDLEELPEDARGITLTGSPTLFKVALGNIVENACKYSGNEPVQLRVLNDGNDILILVADKGIGIPSGELTNIFEPFYRGSNVRSSRGYGFGLPMAYRIIRLHHGDIRISSQPGKGTLVTIRVPNLQGQRGLA; via the coding sequence ATGCGCCTGCGAACCCGGATCACCGCCATTTTTGTCCTGCTGACCGCCCTGTTGCTCCTGGGGGTCTTTACCTTTATTTTCCTGTTTTCCGGGTTTTATACCCAAAGGGAATTCCAGGTCCGGATGGAGGGTCGCCTCTTCCAGCTGGCCACGGAGCTTGAAACCACCCCGGGGGTGCTGACTACATCCGGGCGGGTATCCACCCCGGGCCTGACCCCCAACCAGCAGCCGGCGCTGCCCGAAGAGGCGGTGGGGGTCTATCCGGTCCCTTCGCGCCCGGATATGGCCCGAATCGTTACCAACCAGGGGTTGCCCGATGCTTTTACCCGGGACCTGCTGGCAGGCGGGACGGCCGCCTGGGAACAGGGAGGGCGCTATTACCGGGGGACGCTCCTGGACCTGTCGCAGGGGGAAACCCTGCTGCTACTCAGCGCACGGGACACCTACGGGCTCAATAAACAGCGTAACCTGCTGAACCTCCTGATCCTCGCCTACGCCCTGAGCCTGGCCTGCCTGTTGTTGTTGGGCGAGTATTTTGCCACCCAGGCGCTGAGCCCGATTAACCGGATCATCCGGAAGGTGCAGTCCATTCGGGCCGGAAACCTGGATGACCGTCTGGAGGTGGGCCGGGGAAAGGATGAACTCGCCGAACTGGCCGGGACGTTCAACAACATGCTCGACCGCCTGGAAATCGCCTTCGACCAGCAAAGCCGCTTTATCAACAACGCCTCCCACGAATTGCGGAACCCCCTTACGGCCATCCTGGGGCTTACCGAGGTGGGACAGGCCCGGCAGCGGGATGCCGCCTCCTACAGGGAGCTGCTGCGGGACATTGAACGGGAAGCACAACGCCTGGACCATTTGGTGGACGGGTTGCTCCAACTCGCACAGACCGGGGAATCCGGCAAAGGGTTTACCGCAGTACCCTTCCGGATGGATGAAATCGCCATGGAGATCAAAGAGGCGATGACTGTTTCCGGCCCGGGCGGACGGATTCGTCTGGACCTGGAAGAATTGCCTGAAGATGCGCGCGGGATTACCTTAACGGGCAGCCCGACACTCTTTAAGGTAGCCCTGGGAAATATCGTCGAGAATGCCTGTAAATACTCCGGAAACGAGCCTGTACAACTCCGGGTCCTCAACGACGGAAACGACATCCTCATCCTGGTGGCCGATAAAGGGATTGGGATTCCTTCCGGTGAACTCACCAATATTTTTGAGCCCTTTTACCGGGGTTCGAACGTCCGGTCCAGCCGGGGATACGGATTCGGCCTGCCGATGGCCTACCGGATCATCCGCCTGCACCACGGGGATATCCGAATTTCATCCCAACCGGGCAAGGGAACCCTGGTAACGATCCGCGTTCCGAATCTGCAGGGGCAGCGCGGCCTGGCTTAA
- a CDS encoding universal stress protein has translation MRNVLIPTDFTPESLQLMEYALLNYPGEPIHVVLVHGFRSPDSKWGLIQFSTRSEVRKLRSEDFENALNRICRTHGKSIGSVQTLLFTGRNTHAFKNAIEPLEITDAVVPENGTLNCRNRRSFDPTRYIRKCVDRVAEVPYETDQKEASKQQFSLQNLLNLRT, from the coding sequence ATGAGAAATGTCCTAATCCCTACCGATTTTACCCCCGAGTCGCTTCAACTCATGGAGTACGCCCTGCTGAATTACCCCGGCGAGCCGATACATGTAGTCCTGGTCCACGGGTTCCGCTCCCCGGATTCCAAATGGGGCCTGATCCAATTCTCCACCCGCAGTGAAGTGCGCAAATTGCGGTCGGAAGACTTTGAAAATGCCCTGAACCGAATTTGCCGGACTCACGGGAAATCCATCGGGTCGGTACAGACCCTGCTTTTTACGGGGCGGAATACCCACGCCTTTAAAAATGCGATAGAACCTCTGGAGATTACCGATGCTGTCGTGCCGGAAAACGGTACCCTCAACTGCCGGAACCGACGCAGCTTCGACCCTACCCGCTATATACGCAAATGTGTGGACCGCGTAGCGGAGGTGCCTTATGAAACGGATCAAAAGGAGGCTTCAAAACAACAGTTCTCCCTCCAGAACCTGCTCAACCTGCGCACCTGA
- a CDS encoding xanthine dehydrogenase family protein molybdopterin-binding subunit: protein MTLIKTSIGRRSFIKSSALAGGGMMLGFSWLASCKDEAAREAALAMPDEWFEINGFLKIGDNGVVTIMSPNPEIGQNVKTAMPMIVADELDIDWERVIVEQAPLNLDIFTRQLAGGSQSIRQGWQGLRLAGATARQMLREAAARAWEVPVEEVTTEMGMLHHKASGQSAGYGEMASAAAALEVPEEVALKEPKDFTIIGTDRKNVDGPKIVTGKPLFGLDVQREGMLIAMVAHPPAFGMKLKSVDAESVKSMPGIRDVFPIVVYPEGAERQWSDGGAIPEMIAIVGESTWQCMQAKKALQAEWEADGTLESTAFHEEELEKLLATAPEKPARKDGNVDRAFAQAAKVVESTFSAPYLAHNTMEPMNFFAHVTPEKAELLGPIQTPEYLENTLVSVLGMPKEKIDVMMTRMGGGFGRRLYGTFAVEAAMISKKMQAPVKLVYSREDDMTQGTYRPSYKIRYKAGLDEAGNLIAWHVRGVGTNDDLVFENRFPAGAVDNYLAEKHALPTLVTTGAWRAPRSNFIAGAEQAFMDEVAEAAGKDPIEFRLELFDRAISDPVGDPETNDYDPERYAGVLKLVREKSNWEAGPPSGLSRGVAAYFCHNSYVAQVLDLKVEANTPKVEKVYCAVDCGIVINPLSAKNQVEGGIVDGIGHATFSALSFRDGRAEQSNFDTYRLIRNAEAPKSIETYFVDNGIDPTGLGEPSLPPVQGALANALYKATGTRYYEQPFFGERRIIG from the coding sequence ATGACACTGATAAAAACATCCATCGGACGACGCTCGTTTATAAAATCTTCCGCCCTGGCGGGGGGAGGCATGATGCTCGGCTTCAGCTGGCTCGCCTCCTGCAAGGACGAGGCCGCCCGGGAAGCTGCCCTGGCCATGCCCGACGAGTGGTTTGAAATCAACGGTTTCCTCAAGATTGGCGACAACGGGGTGGTGACCATCATGTCGCCCAACCCGGAAATCGGGCAGAATGTCAAGACGGCCATGCCGATGATCGTCGCAGACGAGTTGGATATTGATTGGGAACGCGTGATTGTGGAGCAGGCCCCCCTGAACCTCGATATCTTCACGCGCCAACTGGCCGGGGGCAGCCAGTCCATCCGACAGGGTTGGCAGGGTCTCAGGCTGGCCGGGGCGACAGCCCGACAGATGCTCCGAGAGGCAGCGGCCCGGGCCTGGGAGGTCCCGGTGGAGGAGGTAACCACCGAGATGGGGATGCTTCATCACAAAGCCTCCGGCCAATCGGCCGGGTACGGGGAAATGGCGTCTGCTGCTGCAGCGCTTGAAGTCCCGGAGGAAGTGGCGTTGAAGGAACCTAAGGATTTTACGATAATCGGGACGGACCGCAAAAACGTGGACGGCCCAAAGATTGTAACGGGCAAGCCCTTGTTTGGCCTGGATGTGCAACGCGAGGGGATGTTGATCGCCATGGTGGCCCATCCGCCGGCATTCGGGATGAAATTAAAATCCGTTGACGCGGAATCGGTAAAATCCATGCCCGGTATCCGGGATGTGTTCCCGATCGTGGTCTACCCGGAAGGGGCCGAAAGGCAATGGTCGGACGGGGGAGCCATCCCCGAGATGATAGCTATTGTAGGCGAAAGCACCTGGCAGTGCATGCAGGCCAAGAAGGCGTTGCAGGCCGAGTGGGAGGCAGACGGGACCCTGGAGAGTACGGCATTCCACGAAGAAGAACTCGAGAAGCTGCTGGCAACCGCCCCCGAGAAACCCGCGCGGAAGGACGGCAATGTGGATCGGGCCTTTGCACAGGCGGCCAAAGTGGTGGAAAGCACCTTCAGTGCGCCCTACCTGGCCCACAACACGATGGAACCCATGAATTTCTTTGCCCATGTAACCCCGGAGAAAGCCGAGTTGCTCGGCCCCATACAAACTCCGGAATACCTGGAGAATACGCTGGTTTCCGTCCTGGGCATGCCCAAGGAGAAGATCGATGTGATGATGACCCGGATGGGTGGCGGCTTCGGGCGGCGGCTCTACGGAACATTCGCCGTTGAAGCAGCGATGATTTCCAAAAAGATGCAGGCACCTGTAAAGCTCGTTTACTCCCGGGAGGATGATATGACCCAGGGCACCTACCGGCCCTCCTATAAAATACGCTACAAGGCCGGCCTGGACGAAGCGGGCAACCTGATTGCCTGGCATGTCCGCGGGGTGGGTACCAACGACGACCTGGTATTTGAGAACCGTTTCCCCGCCGGTGCAGTAGACAACTACCTGGCCGAGAAACACGCCCTGCCGACGCTGGTAACCACCGGAGCCTGGCGCGCGCCCCGCTCCAATTTTATCGCTGGGGCCGAGCAGGCCTTTATGGATGAAGTTGCCGAGGCGGCGGGTAAGGATCCGATCGAGTTCCGCCTGGAACTCTTTGACCGGGCGATCAGCGACCCGGTCGGGGACCCTGAAACAAATGATTACGACCCGGAACGTTATGCAGGTGTGCTGAAACTGGTCAGGGAGAAATCGAATTGGGAAGCGGGGCCGCCCAGCGGCCTGTCGCGCGGCGTGGCGGCGTACTTCTGCCACAATTCCTATGTGGCCCAGGTATTGGATTTGAAGGTGGAAGCCAATACGCCCAAGGTGGAGAAAGTGTATTGCGCAGTGGATTGCGGTATCGTTATCAATCCGCTCAGCGCCAAAAACCAGGTGGAAGGTGGTATCGTCGACGGTATCGGGCATGCGACATTCAGCGCGCTTTCCTTCCGGGACGGCCGGGCAGAACAATCAAACTTTGATACCTACCGGCTAATCCGCAACGCCGAGGCGCCCAAATCCATTGAAACGTATTTTGTGGACAACGGGATCGACCCGACGGGTCTCGGGGAGCCTTCCCTGCCGCCTGTCCAGGGGGCCCTGGCCAATGCGCTCTACAAGGCGACGGGTACGCGGTATTACGAACAGCCTTTCTTCGGGGAACGGCGGATTATCGGATAA
- a CDS encoding response regulator transcription factor — protein sequence MGNRILLIEDEYAIASFVTQGLQESGYAVAVCYDGEKGLEMLQDGDFDLVILDIVLPGMDGREVARTIRGQGLDLPILMLTALGSTENVVRGLDSGADDYLVKPFKFKELEARVRALSRRRSSGPRGNRTLSAGNLVLDRDAKTVRRGEADIHLTATEYRLLEYLLLNKNRVLSRIDILESVWDITFNLGTNVVDVYVNYLRNKIDKPFDSKLIHTVIGMGYTLKDNEP from the coding sequence ATGGGGAACCGCATCCTCCTGATCGAAGACGAATACGCCATTGCCTCCTTTGTTACCCAGGGATTGCAGGAATCGGGCTATGCGGTCGCGGTTTGCTACGACGGGGAAAAGGGGCTTGAAATGCTGCAGGATGGGGATTTCGACCTGGTCATCCTGGATATCGTCCTGCCTGGGATGGACGGACGGGAGGTGGCCCGTACTATCCGGGGCCAGGGTCTGGACCTTCCGATTCTGATGCTCACCGCCCTCGGTTCTACTGAAAACGTCGTCCGGGGTCTCGATTCGGGGGCGGATGACTACCTGGTCAAGCCATTTAAATTCAAAGAGCTCGAGGCGCGGGTCCGGGCCCTTTCCAGGCGCCGGTCTTCCGGTCCCCGGGGCAACCGCACCCTCTCAGCGGGCAACCTGGTTCTCGACCGGGATGCGAAAACCGTCAGACGCGGAGAAGCGGATATCCACCTGACCGCTACCGAGTACCGCCTTCTGGAGTACCTTTTGCTCAATAAAAACCGGGTGCTGAGCCGGATTGACATCCTGGAAAGCGTCTGGGACATCACCTTCAACCTGGGGACCAATGTGGTGGATGTATACGTAAATTACCTGCGGAACAAAATCGACAAACCTTTCGATTCAAAACTGATCCACACCGTGATCGGCATGGGGTACACCCTGAAAGACAACGAACCCTAA
- a CDS encoding (2Fe-2S)-binding protein has protein sequence MAVYNLKINGTSMEVDADPSTPLLWVLRDHLNMVGTKYGCGIAQCGACTVHLGDTATRSCSLPVSSVGDQEVTTIEGLSENGDHPVQKAWLEVDVPQCGYCQAGQIMSAAALLKGNPNPSDADIESAMNGNICRCGTYVRIKKAIRMAADQSAT, from the coding sequence ATGGCAGTTTATAACCTGAAAATTAACGGAACCTCAATGGAGGTGGATGCAGATCCGTCCACCCCGCTTTTGTGGGTATTGCGCGACCATCTGAATATGGTCGGTACCAAATACGGCTGCGGGATAGCGCAGTGCGGTGCCTGTACGGTACACCTCGGGGACACGGCAACCCGTTCCTGTTCGCTGCCGGTATCCTCGGTAGGCGACCAGGAAGTCACCACCATCGAAGGCCTTTCGGAGAACGGCGATCACCCGGTCCAGAAGGCCTGGCTGGAAGTGGACGTCCCCCAATGCGGGTACTGTCAGGCCGGACAGATCATGTCGGCTGCCGCCTTGCTCAAGGGAAACCCGAACCCCAGCGATGCGGATATCGAATCGGCTATGAACGGCAATATTTGCCGGTGCGGCACCTATGTGCGGATTAAAAAGGCCATCAGGATGGCTGCTGACCAATCGGCTACCTGA
- a CDS encoding MBL fold metallo-hydrolase, with translation MPATATHRQRIPVLKGLFTFLAAAFLSLHELPAQRDWDQVQITAEQVTDSLYVLFGAGGNIGLALGDDYAYIIDDQFAELTGKILETVSGITDKPVRFVVNTHWHGDHVGGNENLANQGAILVAHENVRKRMGMRVDRGERGVSEPAPYAALSRITFNDELTLHLSPRRSMHLMHVDPAHTDGDTYIYFPGENAIHMGDNFVNGYPYIDQSSGGDIDGLLRNLNMALFIVDDDTRIIPGHGPVMGRPELLEFRDMVATIRNRVRAARNSGKSLEEVQAMNLTAEWDASKGQGFIGPARIVQFAYETAD, from the coding sequence ATGCCAGCGACCGCGACTCACCGCCAAAGAATACCCGTCTTAAAAGGCCTTTTCACCTTCCTTGCGGCGGCCTTCCTGTCTTTACATGAACTTCCGGCCCAGCGCGATTGGGACCAGGTACAGATTACTGCGGAACAGGTTACCGACAGCCTGTATGTCCTTTTCGGTGCCGGGGGGAATATCGGCCTGGCGCTCGGGGACGATTACGCCTATATCATCGACGACCAGTTTGCCGAACTGACCGGGAAGATACTGGAAACGGTTTCGGGAATCACCGACAAACCCGTGCGTTTTGTGGTGAATACCCACTGGCACGGCGACCACGTTGGGGGCAATGAAAACCTCGCAAACCAGGGTGCCATCTTAGTGGCCCACGAAAATGTCCGGAAACGCATGGGGATGCGCGTAGACCGGGGCGAACGAGGAGTGTCCGAACCAGCGCCCTATGCCGCGTTATCCCGGATTACGTTCAACGACGAGCTGACCCTGCACCTGAGCCCCCGGCGCAGCATGCACCTGATGCATGTGGACCCGGCTCATACGGACGGAGATACCTATATCTACTTCCCCGGGGAAAACGCCATCCACATGGGCGACAACTTTGTAAACGGGTATCCGTATATCGACCAGTCATCCGGAGGGGATATCGACGGGCTGCTGCGCAACCTGAATATGGCCTTGTTTATCGTGGATGACGACACGCGGATTATCCCGGGCCACGGACCCGTAATGGGCCGGCCGGAACTCCTGGAATTCCGGGATATGGTAGCGACCATCCGCAACCGGGTCCGGGCGGCGCGTAACAGCGGAAAATCCCTGGAAGAGGTACAGGCCATGAACCTGACCGCAGAGTGGGATGCCTCCAAAGGGCAGGGTTTTATAGGCCCTGCCCGAATCGTTCAGTTTGCCTACGAGACGGCAGATTGA
- a CDS encoding NAD(P)/FAD-dependent oxidoreductase translates to MENKPQVVIVGAGFGGIELARSLRRLPVDVLLIDRNNYHNFQPLMYQVATGGLEPDSIAYPVRRIFRRFRNVRCRMAEVSLVDWERSRLFTSIGTVPYDYLVIATGSRTNYFNFESLQDRMLTLKSLPDALNLRSFVYQNLEKAIANYSGEPLEEIMNIAIVGGGPAGIELAGALAEMKKHVIPRDFPDLDTSLMSINLYQSGDRVLKAMSEIASEKAREYLEDLGVNVLLNSRVADYRDDQVHLSDGTRFPTDTVIWTAGVRAAPLNGLPESCLLKGNRIAVDPCNRVAGLDNVFAIGDVAACIAEATPRGLPMLAPVAQQQGRHLAGNLGRLLRRRDLVPFVYRDRGAMATVGRARAVADLPNWKFQGTFAWVVWMAVHIYSLVGFRNKLSALYHWAFNYLSYDRPLGLIIRPYRREAQDAASDRRPGPGD, encoded by the coding sequence ATGGAAAACAAACCCCAGGTCGTGATCGTGGGCGCCGGCTTCGGCGGGATCGAACTCGCCAGGTCCCTTCGGCGTTTGCCCGTGGATGTCCTGCTGATTGACCGAAACAACTACCACAATTTCCAGCCGCTAATGTACCAGGTGGCAACTGGAGGGCTGGAGCCCGACAGCATAGCCTACCCGGTTCGGCGCATCTTCCGCCGGTTCCGCAATGTCCGGTGCCGGATGGCGGAGGTCAGCCTGGTGGACTGGGAGCGCAGCCGCTTGTTTACCTCCATCGGTACCGTGCCGTACGACTACCTGGTAATCGCCACGGGCAGCCGGACAAACTATTTCAACTTTGAATCCCTACAGGATCGGATGCTCACCCTCAAGTCGTTGCCGGATGCCCTGAACCTCCGGAGTTTCGTCTACCAGAACCTGGAAAAGGCCATCGCCAATTACAGCGGGGAGCCCCTGGAGGAAATCATGAATATCGCCATCGTGGGAGGCGGCCCTGCAGGCATTGAACTGGCCGGGGCCCTTGCCGAGATGAAAAAACACGTTATCCCCAGGGATTTTCCCGACCTCGACACCTCCCTGATGAGCATCAACCTCTACCAGAGCGGCGATCGGGTCCTTAAGGCCATGTCGGAAATCGCCTCGGAAAAAGCCCGGGAGTACCTCGAGGACCTGGGCGTCAACGTCCTGCTCAATTCCCGGGTGGCCGATTACCGGGACGACCAGGTGCATTTATCGGACGGGACCCGGTTTCCCACCGACACGGTTATCTGGACGGCAGGGGTCCGGGCCGCCCCCTTAAATGGCTTGCCGGAATCCTGTCTGCTTAAGGGGAACCGCATTGCGGTAGACCCCTGCAACCGGGTAGCCGGCCTGGACAATGTTTTCGCCATTGGCGACGTAGCCGCCTGCATTGCGGAGGCAACCCCGCGCGGCCTGCCGATGCTGGCTCCGGTTGCCCAGCAACAGGGTCGCCACCTGGCCGGGAACCTGGGTCGCTTGTTAAGGCGTCGGGATTTAGTGCCTTTTGTTTACCGCGACCGGGGCGCGATGGCCACCGTTGGGAGGGCGCGGGCGGTAGCCGACCTGCCCAACTGGAAATTCCAGGGAACTTTTGCCTGGGTGGTCTGGATGGCCGTCCATATCTATTCCCTGGTCGGCTTCCGGAACAAACTCTCCGCCCTCTACCACTGGGCTTTTAATTACCTGAGTTACGACCGCCCCCTGGGTTTGATCATCCGGCCATACCGAAGGGAAGCGCAGGATGCGGCCAGTGACAGGCGGCCGGGGCCCGGCGATTAA
- a CDS encoding GatB/YqeY domain-containing protein, which produces MSLQDHVMDEMKAAMKAKDTVALEALRAVKSALLLAKTEKGGAKGLTEAEEIALVQKQVKQRKESAEIYQKQGREDLAGPELAQAAILERFLPEQLSESEMEAEVAAAIDQLDAAGMQDMGKVMGVVTQKLAGRADGKTLAAMVRKQLAAQG; this is translated from the coding sequence ATGTCACTACAAGACCACGTCATGGACGAGATGAAGGCCGCTATGAAGGCCAAGGATACCGTGGCACTGGAGGCGCTGCGGGCCGTAAAATCGGCGTTGTTGCTGGCCAAAACCGAGAAGGGAGGGGCCAAAGGCCTGACAGAGGCAGAGGAGATTGCCCTGGTACAGAAGCAGGTAAAACAGCGCAAGGAGAGCGCGGAGATCTACCAAAAGCAGGGCCGGGAAGACCTGGCGGGGCCGGAATTGGCCCAGGCCGCCATCCTGGAACGTTTCCTGCCTGAACAGCTGAGCGAATCGGAAATGGAAGCCGAGGTAGCTGCCGCCATAGACCAGCTGGATGCCGCCGGCATGCAGGATATGGGAAAAGTCATGGGGGTTGTCACCCAAAAACTCGCGGGCAGGGCAGATGGGAAGACGCTTGCCGCTATGGTCCGCAAACAACTCGCTGCCCAGGGCTAG
- a CDS encoding prolyl oligopeptidase family serine peptidase yields the protein MKQIKLLLILAILTGTSGTILAQNAGNYKILVEGFDWGPAVNKVVLEMGETLSEPPTGDFSVHATRTTDLAEIPEAMAAGPRTVLSTYVSDANGNRVAAGSHLTLVLAVGPQMPIGSPFQYAQNEKVRGNFWVDYRVAVTHLPTLRTWTEKTGRIMPLADSFDLEGSFQYAPGKSMSYAAFSPAAGGGKKPLIIWLHGGGEGGTDPTVALLGNRAANYASPDIQVLFGGAYVLVPQAPTFWMNREGGGYTRGDVEDIYNEGLMDLIKAYVADNPGIDPDRIYVGGCSNGGYMSLKLLLKDPDYFAAAFISALAYHAEYVTDAQIRSIRKVPIWFIHSKDDPVTLPEETAVPIYNRLLEAGARNVHFSYYDHVTDITNQYGGEGFHYSGHWSWIYSHANVARQDFDGGPVLVNGRPVTVMEWLAAQEN from the coding sequence ATGAAACAAATTAAACTACTGTTGATCCTTGCGATCCTGACGGGAACCAGCGGCACGATCCTGGCCCAGAATGCCGGAAACTACAAGATTCTCGTCGAAGGCTTTGACTGGGGCCCGGCGGTGAACAAAGTTGTCCTGGAAATGGGGGAAACCCTCAGCGAACCCCCTACCGGAGATTTCTCAGTTCACGCCACGCGCACCACGGACCTGGCGGAAATACCGGAAGCCATGGCAGCCGGACCCCGGACCGTCCTGAGTACGTACGTATCGGATGCCAACGGCAACCGGGTCGCAGCAGGTTCCCACCTGACGCTTGTCCTCGCTGTCGGGCCCCAAATGCCGATCGGATCGCCATTCCAGTATGCTCAGAACGAAAAGGTCCGGGGCAATTTCTGGGTGGACTACCGCGTGGCGGTTACCCACCTGCCCACACTGCGCACCTGGACCGAGAAAACGGGCCGGATCATGCCTCTGGCAGACTCCTTTGACCTGGAGGGCTCCTTTCAGTATGCCCCCGGAAAATCCATGTCCTACGCCGCTTTCAGCCCGGCTGCAGGGGGTGGCAAAAAACCACTCATCATCTGGCTCCACGGGGGCGGGGAAGGCGGGACAGACCCCACAGTGGCCCTGCTGGGCAACCGGGCCGCTAATTATGCATCCCCGGACATCCAGGTCCTCTTCGGGGGCGCGTATGTCCTGGTTCCCCAGGCTCCGACCTTCTGGATGAATCGGGAAGGCGGCGGCTATACCCGGGGGGATGTCGAGGACATATACAACGAAGGATTGATGGACCTGATTAAGGCCTATGTCGCCGATAACCCGGGAATCGACCCGGACCGGATCTACGTGGGCGGCTGCAGCAACGGGGGCTATATGAGTCTCAAACTGCTGTTGAAGGACCCGGATTATTTTGCGGCGGCCTTCATCAGCGCACTGGCCTACCACGCCGAGTACGTTACCGATGCGCAGATCCGCAGTATCCGGAAGGTGCCGATATGGTTTATCCATTCCAAGGACGACCCGGTGACCCTCCCGGAAGAAACAGCAGTACCCATTTACAACCGCCTGCTGGAGGCGGGTGCCCGCAATGTGCATTTCTCCTATTACGACCACGTAACGGACATAACCAACCAGTATGGGGGGGAAGGCTTCCATTACAGCGGCCACTGGTCCTGGATCTATTCCCACGCCAATGTGGCCCGCCAGGATTTTGACGGGGGGCCTGTACTGGTAAACGGGCGGCCGGTTACGGTTATGGAATGGCTGGCGGCCCAGGAGAATTGA